In Candidatus Paceibacterota bacterium, a genomic segment contains:
- a CDS encoding dihydrofolate reductase family protein, which yields MNVILYMAISANGFIARENGDEDFLSHENWNRFCDLANKYNNFIVGRKTYEAVKNWKDGYGFDDLNMEKIVVSQDASYPLSGSYSLATSPHDALAKLAEKGFQETLLAGGSALNTAFAKAGLIDEIVLNVEPVVIGKGIPLFSSGGFELPIELLDTSKSDTGIATLRYKVKK from the coding sequence ATGAATGTTATCTTATACATGGCAATATCGGCAAACGGATTTATCGCTCGAGAAAACGGCGACGAAGATTTCTTATCACACGAGAACTGGAATAGGTTCTGTGATCTTGCCAATAAATACAACAACTTCATAGTCGGCAGAAAAACATACGAGGCGGTAAAGAACTGGAAGGATGGATATGGTTTCGACGATTTGAATATGGAGAAGATTGTTGTCTCTCAAGACGCTTCATATCCTCTCAGTGGTTCTTATTCTTTGGCTACATCTCCTCATGATGCCCTCGCAAAGCTTGCTGAGAAAGGATTTCAAGAAACGTTACTGGCAGGCGGTTCAGCTTTAAATACCGCCTTTGCAAAAGCGGGACTCATCGACGAAATCGTACTGAATGTCGAGCCGGTTGTTATCGGAAAAGGTATACCCCTTTTCTCTTCTGGAGGATTTGAACTACCGATTGAATTGCTAGACACTTCCAAAAGTGACACCGGCATCGCTACCCTTCGCTACAAGGTGAAAAAGTAG
- a CDS encoding nucleoside triphosphate pyrophosphohydrolase, whose product MPTYNKLVRDKIPEILDQKNIPYEKRIADESEFKNELIKKLLEEVNEFSETPTTEELADIVEVVEFLKKLPEYSNVESIRLNKKEERGGFDEKIILRGEK is encoded by the coding sequence ATGCCTACATACAATAAACTTGTTCGGGACAAGATACCCGAGATTTTAGATCAGAAGAATATACCGTACGAGAAAAGAATTGCTGACGAGAGTGAGTTTAAAAATGAGTTGATTAAGAAGTTACTTGAAGAAGTAAATGAATTTTCTGAGACTCCCACCACGGAAGAACTTGCCGATATTGTAGAGGTGGTTGAGTTTCTTAAAAAACTCCCGGAGTATTCGAACGTAGAGAGTATTCGGTTAAATAAAAAAGAAGAACGGGGCGGTTTTGATGAAAAAATAATTTTGAGGGGAGAAAAATAG
- a CDS encoding DKNYY domain-containing protein produces the protein MEQEFQQQPQEVEPKNNGQIIVAVGVSVLLTALVVGFGVYFVMSKFADPQKQTGSDLVTETEGVNDISELVLQDVVDEIVYVEQESGELAQLDTNKLKKAGRYYYVDIEAQKIYYLKKNIDGDSVQLGNATTIDSKSFSIYKNDNRYAHDLINVYAVLSIPWSSDYEFGVIEKADPLTFEPKIVEQFDVSQGNTFQGWISRDKNNVYYKYEIFEHADPKSFEISENVSINKDKNNVYLWREILPKADPQTYEILLDESAAGRGTVYGKDKNNLFVDYCTLSGVDTASVNFEYVPNKGRVFSDKNGVFTIKHDEESNTCSIVRE, from the coding sequence ATGGAACAAGAATTTCAACAGCAACCTCAAGAGGTAGAACCAAAGAATAACGGCCAAATCATTGTCGCTGTTGGCGTTAGTGTTTTACTGACGGCTCTCGTGGTCGGTTTTGGTGTTTACTTTGTAATGAGTAAGTTTGCTGACCCGCAAAAACAAACCGGGAGTGATCTTGTTACGGAAACTGAAGGAGTTAATGATATTAGCGAGTTGGTTTTACAAGATGTGGTAGATGAGATCGTTTACGTAGAGCAAGAATCTGGAGAGTTGGCTCAACTGGATACAAATAAGCTCAAAAAAGCTGGTCGTTACTATTACGTAGATATCGAAGCACAAAAAATTTACTATCTCAAAAAGAATATCGATGGAGATAGTGTTCAATTAGGGAATGCTACGACTATAGATTCCAAGAGCTTTTCGATTTATAAAAATGATAATCGTTATGCACATGATTTAATAAATGTGTATGCGGTATTGTCAATTCCGTGGTCGTCAGATTACGAATTTGGCGTTATCGAAAAAGCTGATCCACTGACTTTCGAACCAAAAATTGTCGAACAATTTGATGTGTCGCAAGGTAATACGTTTCAAGGATGGATCTCTAGAGACAAAAATAATGTCTATTATAAATATGAAATTTTTGAACACGCTGACCCAAAGAGCTTTGAGATTTCAGAGAATGTCTCAATCAATAAAGACAAAAATAATGTTTATCTGTGGAGAGAAATTTTGCCTAAGGCAGACCCTCAAACTTACGAAATATTATTAGATGAGAGTGCTGCGGGCCGCGGTACAGTGTATGGAAAAGACAAAAATAATCTTTTTGTTGATTACTGCACGTTGAGCGGAGTTGATACGGCATCAGTTAATTTTGAATATGTTCCAAATAAGGGGCGTGTATTTTCTGACAAAAATGGTGTTTTCACAATCAAACATGATGAAGAATCAAATACGTGTTCGATAGTTCGAGAATAG
- a CDS encoding DUF1761 domain-containing protein, producing MHFMSLDLGVVALAALVPMVLGSFWYSPVVFGNHWLTLSRIKTSSIQQARLEIAVALFGSFLASFIMSFVLAMLIENLFVITAVDGMVLGFWIWLGFVATTMIPEYLFGGSAKPYLLYVLNAGYHLLALISMGGLLALWM from the coding sequence ATGCATTTTATGTCTCTTGATCTCGGTGTTGTCGCGCTCGCGGCGTTGGTTCCAATGGTGCTGGGAAGTTTCTGGTATTCACCGGTAGTATTTGGTAATCACTGGCTGACACTCTCTCGAATAAAAACGAGTAGCATTCAGCAGGCACGTCTTGAGATAGCTGTTGCGCTCTTCGGAAGTTTTCTTGCTTCGTTCATCATGAGTTTCGTGCTGGCAATGCTGATAGAGAATTTGTTTGTGATAACAGCAGTTGATGGCATGGTCCTTGGCTTCTGGATCTGGCTTGGGTTTGTGGCTACTACAATGATCCCGGAGTATCTATTCGGTGGCAGTGCCAAACCGTACTTGCTGTATGTGCTGAATGCCGGTTACCACCTTCTTGCTCTGATAAGCATGGGCGGACTACTGGCTCTCTGGATGTAG